The genomic segment CGGGTGCTTGGCGAGGGCGAGGACGATCGGCGGGGCGACGTAGAGGTGTGTGATGCGGTACTTGGCGATGGCCGCGAGGTAGACCTCCAGGTCGAAGCGGGGCAGGACGACGACCGTGGCGCCGAGCCGCAGCGGGGCGTTCATCAGGGCAGTGAGCCCGTAGATGTGGAAGAACGGGAGTACGGCGAGGATGCGGTCGCCGGGGGCGGCCGGCATGACCGGTTCGAGCTGGGCGAGGTTGGTGGCGATGGACCGGTGGGTGAGCATGACGCCCTTGGGGACGCCGGTCGTGCCGGAGGAGTACGGGAGGGCCGCCAGGTCCGTCACCGGGTCGATGTCGACGGCGGGTTCGGGCGCGGCGGAGGCGAGCATGTCGATCAGCGAACGGTGGCCGGGGGCGCTGTCGCAGACGAAGATCTCCCGTATGCCGCCGACACGTTCGGCGGCGGCGCGGGCGGTCTCGAGGAGGGGTGAGACCGTGACGATCCAGGTCGCCCCCGAGTCCCGCAGTTGTGTGGCCAGCTCGCCCGGGGTGGCCAGCGGGTGCACGGTGGTGACCGTGGCGCCCGCGCGCGTGGCCGCGTAGAACGCGGTCGGGTAGGCGATCGTGTTGGGGCTGTGCAGGGCGAGAACGTCTCCCTTGCGGACGCCCGCCTCGGCGAACGCGGCCGCGAGACGCCGGTGGAAGCGGTCCACCTGTTCGTAGGTGAGGGTCGTGCCGTCGACGCCGTCGATCAGCGCGGGCAGGTCGCCGAACTCGGCGGCGCGGCCCAGGACGACGTCGTGGATGGGGAGTTCGAGGGGCGGGACGTCTGCGTACTCGCTGCGGAACATGGTTCCTCCTCGCGTGCCGGCTCGTACGGCCGCGTTCGACGGCTCAGTACGACTTCGGCAGGCCCAGGGTCTGGTGGGAGACGTAGTTGAGAATCATCTCCCGGCTCACCGGTGCGATACGAGACACGCGGGCGGCCGTTATCAGCGAGGCGAGACCGAACTCGTGGGTCAGGCCGTTGCCGCCGAGGGTGTGCACGGCCTGGTCGACGGCCTTCACGCAGGCCTCCCCCGCCGCGTACTTGGCCATGTTGGCGGCCTCGCCCGCCGCCGCGTCGTCGCCCGCGTCGTAGAGGTGGGCCGCCTTCTGCATCATCAGGCGGGCCAGTTCGAGTTCGATGTGCGACTGGGCGAGGGGGTGGGCGATCGCCTGGTGGGCGCCGATGGGCTGCCGCCATACGGTGCGGTCGCGGGCGTAGTCGACGGCCTTGGCGAGGGCGTACCTGGCCATGCCGATCGCGAAGGCGGCCGTCATGATCCGCTCGGGGTTGAGGCCGGCGAAGAGCTGGAGGAGACCGGCGTTCTCGTCGCCGACCAGGGCGTCCGCGGGAAGCCGGATGTCGTCGAAGGAGAGCTCGAACTGCTTCTCGGCGGCGCGGAGTTCCATGTCGATCTGGCGGTACTCGAAGCCGGGGGTGTCCGTGGGGACGATGAAGAGGCAGGGCTTGAGGCTGCCGGTGCGGGCGTCTTCGGTGCGGCCGACGATGAGGACGGCGTCCGCCCTGTCGACGCCGGAGATGAAGACCTTGCGGCCGGTGAGCAGCCAGTCGCCTCCGTCGCGTCGGGCCGTGGTGGTGATGCGGTGGCTGTTGGAGCCGGCGTCGGGTTCGGTGATGCCGAAGGCCATGAGGCGGGTGCCGTCGGCTATGCCGGGGAGCCAGGCCTGTTTCTGGGCTTCCGTGCCGAAGCGGGCGATCACCGTGCCGCAGATCGCCGGGGAGACCACGAGCATGAGGAGGGGGCAGCCCGCGGTGCCGAGTTCTTCGAGGACGATGGAGAGTTCGGCTATGCCGCCGCCTCCGCCTCCGTACTCCTCGGGGAGGTTGACGCCGAGGTAGCCGAGTTTGGCTGCCTCGGACCAGAGTTCGTCGGGGTGGCGGCCCTCTTTGTCGACCGTGGCTATGTATGCACGGCCGTAGCGCTTTCCGAGGGCGGAGACGGCGGCTCGTAGGGCCTTGTGTTCTTCGGATTCCAGGACGGGGGTCATGGGGGCTCCTGAGGGGAGGGTGCGTCTGCCGTTGGGAGGTGCGGGTGGGTTGTGGCTGGTCGTGCCCGCGCGGCGGAGCCGCATATCGATACGGCCCGCGCCCCTAGCGGAGTTCGGCTTGCACTACGGCCAAAAGGGCGCCCATCTCGACCTGTTGGCCGACCGTCGCGTGCAGGGCGGTCAGCGTGCCCGTCGTCGGGGCCGTGATCTTGTGTTCCATCTTCATCGCCTCCAGCCAGAGGAGGGGTTGGCCGGCCTGTACGGCTGCGCCCGGCTTCAGGCCCTCCGCCACGCGGACGACCGTGCCCGGCATGGGGGCCAGCAGAGAGCCCGGGGTCTGTTGGGTGGTGGGGTCGGGGAAGCGGGGGAGGGCGGTGAGGTGGGTGGTGTTGACGTAGCGGTGGGGGCCGTGGCGTGCCACCTCGAACTTCCGTCGTACGCCGTCCACTTCGAGGACGACGAGGTGGGCGTCGGCGTGGACGACCGTCACTCCGTCGGCCTCCGGGCCGGTGCGGGTGTGGCGGTACGTCGCCTCGTGTTCCTCGGCCGCCCTCGCGTAGCGCCTGGTCCGTGGCTGTGAGGGCACGTTGCGCCAGCCGCCGAAGCGCGGGTCGCCTTCGGTGGCGGCGTCGGCGAGGGCGGCGGCCAAGGGGGCGTACGGGTCCGGAGTGGGGCTGGTCAGGTCGGCGAGGTGGCGGTCGTAGAAGCCCGTGTCCATGCGGGCCGTCGTGAACTCCTCGTGGCGCAGGGAGCGGACCAGGAGGTCGCGGTTGGTGGTCGGGCCGTGGAGGGTGGCCCGGTCCAGGGCGGCGGCCAGGCGGCGGATCGCCTCCGCCCGGGTGGGGGCGTGGGCGATGACCTTGGCGAGCATGGGGTCGTAGTGGACGCCGATGTCGTCGCCGTCGGCGTAGCCGGTGTCCAGGCGGACCCCCCGAGAGACGTCCTCGGGGAGGGCGAGGCGGTGCAGCGTGCCGGTCTGCGGGGTCCAGTGCCGCGCCGGGTCCTCGGCGTACAGGCGGGCCTCGACCGCGTGGCCACGCGCGCGCGGGGGATCGGCCGGGAGGGCGTGGCCCTCGGCGACGCGGATCTGTTCGGCGACGAGGTCGAGGCCGAAGACGGCCTCGGTCACCGGGTGTTCGACCTGGAGGCGGGTGTTCATCTCCAGGAAGTGGGCCTTGCCGTCGGCGACGAGGAACTCCACCGTGCCCGCGCCGACGTAGGAGACGGCTCGGGCGGCGCGGACGGCCAGCGTGTGGAGTTCGTCGTTGAGTTCTGCGGAGAGGGCGGGGGCCGGGGCCTCCTCGACGACCTTCTGGTGGCGGCGTTGGAGGGAGCAGTCGCGGGTGCCGAGGGGCCAGATCGTGCCGTGGGTGTCGGCGAGGATCTGGACCTCGACGTGCCGGCCGTTCTCCACGTACGGCTCGACGAAGATCTCGCCGTCACCGAAGGCGCTCGCGGCCTCGGCGCGGGCGCTCTCCAGGGCGGCGTCCAGATCGTCGAGCCGGCGTACGACGCGCATGCCTCGTCCGCCGCCGCCGGCCGCCGCCTTCACCAGGACCGGCAGGTCGTTCTCGGTGACCTCGGTGAGGGGTTCGACGCCCATCAGTTCCTTGGCGCGTGTCTTGGACGCCATCGCCTCGACGGCTTCGGGCGGCGGTCCGATCCACACCAGGCCCGCGTCGAGGACCTGGCGGGCGAAGTCGGCGTTCTCGGAGAGGAATCCGTAGCCGGGGTGGACCGCGTCGGCGTCGGCCGCGAGGGCGGCCTTCACGATCAGGTCGCCGCGCAGGTAGGTGTCCGCGGGGGCCGCGCCCGGCAGCCGTACGGCCCTGTCGGCCACGCGTGAGTGAAGGGCGTGCTCGTCGGCGTCGGAGTGCACGGCGACCGTCTGGATTCCCAGCTCACGGCAGGTGCGGAAGATCCGGCAGGCGATCTCGCCCCGGTTGGCGACGAGAACAGAAGTGATCACTGATGTCACTGGTGTCAATGGTGGTTCCTCACGTTCCTTACATCCGGAAGACGCCGAAGCCACCGCGTGCGCCCTCGTAGGGCGCCGTGTGGATCGCGGACAGGCACAGGCCGAGGACGGTGCGGGTGTCGCGGGGGTCGATGACCCCGTCGTCGTAGAGCCGCCCCGACAGGAACATCGGCAGGGACTCGGACTCGATCTGCTGCTCCACCATCGCGCGCAGCGCGGCGTCCGCGTCCTCGTCGTACGGCTGCCCCTTCGCCGCCGCCGACTGGCGGGCGACGATCGAGAGCACGCCCGCCAGCTGCTGCGGGCCCATCACCGCCGACTTGGCGCTGGGCCAGGCGAAGAGGAAGCGGGGGTCGTAGGCCCGGCCGCACATGCCGTAGTGACCGGCGCCGTAGGAGGCGCCCATCAGGACGGAGAGATGGGGGACCTTCGAATTGCCGACCGCGTTGATCATCATCGCGCCGTGTTTGATGATGCCGCCCTGCTCGTACTCCCTGCCGACCATGTAGCCGGTGGTGTTGTGGAGGAAGAGGAGGGGGATGTCGCGCTGGTTGGCGAGCTGGATGAACTGGGCCGCCTTCTGCGACTCCTCGCTGAAGAGGACCCCTTGGGCGTTGGCGAGGATGCCGACCGGGTAGCCGTGGAGGCTCGCCCAGCCGGTGGCGAGGCTGGTGCCGTAGAGGGGCTTGAACTCGTCGAAGTCGGAGGCGTCGACGATCCGGGCGATCACCTCGCGGGGGTCGAAGGGCACCTTCAGATCGCCGGGGACGATCCCCAGCAGTTCCTCCGGGTCGTACTTCGGGGGCGCGGCCGGGGCCGGATCGGCGTACGCCTTGCGGTGGTTGAGGCGGGCGACGACACGGCGGGCCTGGCGGAGGGCGTCCTGCTCGTCGACGGCGAAGTGGTCCGCGAGGCCCGACACGCGCGCGTGCATCTCGGCGCCGCCCAGCGACTCGTCGTCGCTCTCCTCGCCGGTGGCCATCTTCACGAGCGGCGGCCCGCCGAGGAACACCTTCGCCCGCTCCTTGACCATGATCACGTGGTCGGACATCCCGGGGATGTAGGCCCCGCCGGCGGTGGAGTTGCCGAAGACGACGGCGATGGTGGGGATGCCGGCGGCGGAGAGCCGGGTGAGGTCGCGGAAGATCGCGCCCCCGGGGATGAAGATCTCCTTCTGGGACGGCAGGTCCGCGCCGCCGGACTCCACCAGGCTGATGCAGGGCAGGCGGTTGGCGAGCGCGATGTCGTTCGCCCGCAGGGCCTTCTTCAGGCTCCACGGGTTGCTCGCGCCGCCGCGTACGGTCGGGTCGTTCGCGGTGATCAGGCACTCGACGCCCTCGACGGTCCCGATGCCGGTGACAAGGGAGGCCCCGACCGTGTACTCGCTGCCCCAGGCGGCGAGCGGGGACAGTTCGAGGAAGGGCGTGTCGGGGTCCAGCAGCAGTTCGATGCGCTCGCGGGCGAGCAGCTTTCCACGCTTCCGGTGCCGGGCGATGTACTTCTCGCCGCCGCCCGCGAGGGCCTTCGCGTGCTCGGCGTCGACTTCGGCGAGCCGGGCGAGCATGGCCTCGCGGTTCGCGGTGTGGTCGGGGGCGCCCGGGTCGAGGGCGGAGCTGAGGACAGTCAAAGGAGGCTCTCCGGTATGTCCAGGTGACGGGAGCGCAGCCATTCGCCGAGGGCCTTGGCCTGGGGGTCGAAGCGGGCTTGCGAGGCGACGCCCTCGCCGAGGATGCCGACGATCTCGAAGTTGAGGGCGCGGAGGTTGGGCAGGACGTGCCGGACGACGGTCAGGTCGGCTGTCTCCGGGAGGAGTTCGCGCAGGCGGTCGGTGGTGAGGGTGTGTGCCAGCCACCGCCAGGCGTCGTCCGTACGGGCCCAGAGGCCGATGTTGGCGTCGCCTCCCTTGTCGCCGCTGCGGGCTCCGGCGACGAGGCCGAGGGGCGCGCGCCGCAGCGGTCCGGGGGGCAGCGGCTCCGGGAGGGGCGGCTCGTCGACCGGTCGCGGTACGAGGGTGTCGTCGGCCGGGGGCACGGGGAGCCGGCGGCCGTCGTGGAGGACCGCCGTGTGCGGGACGGTGCCCCGGTCGACGTAGGCCGCCTCGAACACCCCGTAGGGCGCGCCCTTTCCCGGTGGGGCCAGGACGTGGAAGCCGGGGTAGCTCGCGAGGGCCAGCTCCACGGCGGCTGCGCCGAGGGTGCGGCCGACGGCGTTCTGGTCGGGGTCACGGACGACGACCCGGAGGAGGGCGCTGGCGGTCTCCTCGGTGCGGGCGTCGGGGTGGTCGGTCCGCACCAGCTCCCAGTCCACGTGCTCCGGGCGGTACTTGGCGGCGGCGAGGGCGGTCTCCAGCTGGTCGCGGACGAGGGCGGCCTTGCGCTCGATCTCCAGGCCGGTCAGGACGAAGGTGACCTCGTTGCGGAACCCGCCGAGGCGGTTGAGCCCGACCTTGAGGGTGGGGGGCGGGGCCTCGCCGCGGACGCCCTCGACGCGGACGCGGTCGGGGCCGTCCTGGGTGAGCCTGATCGTGTCGAGGCGGGCGGTGACGTCGGGGCCCGCGTACCGGGCGCCGCCCGTCTCGTAGAGGAGCTGGGCGGTGACCGTGCCGACGTCGACGAGGCCGCCGGTGCCGGGGTGCTTGGTGATGACGGCCGTTCCGTCGGCGTGGAGTTCGGCGAGGGGGAAGCCGGGGTGCCGGAGGCCGGCCGGGCCCGGCGCACGGGCCCCGTGGAGGTCGTGGGCCCCGTGCGCCCCGTGGACCTCGTGGAAGAAGGCGTAGTTGCCGCCGGTGGCCTGGGCCCCGCACTCCAGCACGTGCCCGGCGACGACGGCGCCCGCGAGGCGGTCGTACTCCCCCGGGCCCCAGCCGAAGTGGGCGGCAGCGGGCCCGGTGACCAGGGCCGCGTCCGTCACCCGGCCGGTGACCACGATGTCGGCGCCCTCCCGCAGACAGGCCGCGATCCCGAAGCCGCCGAGGTAGGCGTGGGCGGCGAGGCTGCCGGGGTGGAGCGCGGTGAGGTCGTCGCCCTCGACATGGGCGACGCGGACGGGGATACCAAGCCGGTCCGCCAACTCCCTTACGGCGTCGGCGAGTCCGGCGGGGTTGAGGCCGCCCGCGTTGGCGACGATCCGCACGCCGCGCTCGTGAGCGAGGCCGAGGCACTCCTCCAGCTGGCGGAGGAACGTGCGCGCGTACCCGGCGGTGCGGTCGGTGGGGTTCTTCAGGCGGTCGCGACCGAGGATGAGCATGGTCAGCTCGGCGAGGTAGTCGCCGGTGAGGACGTCGAGTTCGCCGCCGGTGAGCATCTCGCGCATCGCGTCGAAGCGGTCGCCGTAGAAGCCGGAGGCGTTGCCTATGCGGAGGGGGGCCGCCGTCATCGGGAGGCCCGCTTCGCTCCCGCAGCCTTGTCGGCTCCCGCAGCCTTGTCGGATCCCCCAGCCTTGTCGGCTCCCTCGACCGCTTCGGCTCCCTCGGGTGCGCGTCCCGGCCCGGGTGGGCCGGCGAAGGCCTGGGCGATGTCCAGCCAGCGGTCGGCGTCGGAACCCTCGGCGTGGAGGGCGAGGTCGGCGCGGTGGGCGCGCTGGGTGACCAGGAGGCAGAAGTCGAGGGCGGGGCCGCTGACGCGGTCGGTCGCGTCCTCGGGGCCATAGGTCCACAACTCGCCGGCGGGGCTGGTGAGTTCGACGCGGAACTCCTCGAAGGGCGGGGTGAGTCCGTGCACGCCGAAGGCGAAGTCACGGGTGCGGATACCGAGTCGGGTGATGTGCCGGAGCCGGTCGCCGGGGGCGATCCGGGGGACGCCCAGGGCGTCGGCGACGTCCAGTCCGTGGGCCCAGGTCTCCATGAGGCGGGCGGTGGCCATGGAGGCGGTGGACATGGGCGGGCCGTACCAGGGGAACCGCGCGCCCTCGGGTGCCGCGCGCAGGGCACCCTCCAGGGCCTCGCGCCCGGCCCGCCAGTCCGCGAGCAGTCGCGCGGGCGGCTTCCCGGCCCCCTCCTCCGCGCCGCTGTCCACGAAGTCCCCGGGCGAGGTCAGCGCGCTCTCGACCTCACGGGCGAAGGCGTCCTGGTCGGTCACCGCCAGCACCGAGGAGTGGTCGGTCCAGGCGAGATGGGCGATCTGGTGGGCGACGGTCCAGCCGGGGGCGGGCGTCGCAAGCGCCCACCGTTCCGGGCTCAGCTCGGCCACGAGCAGGTCGAGTGCCTCGCTCTCGGCACGGAGATCGTCGATGACGGGCGTGGGGTCGGCCATGGGGGGAGCATGGCAGCGGAATCATAAACAAGCAAGCGTGCTTGGATTTTTTTGGCGGCGAAACGAGGGCGACCTCCGGGGCCATCCACCAAGACCTCGGCGACGCCAGCGTAAGCTCCAAAATTGATTACGGACCTGACTTAGTCCATTGCTTTGAACTATCCAGTCCCTCATACTGAACGAAGCACGCCACCACCCCCTCCCTCTCCCCGCTCCCCGCTCCCCGCTCTTCCTGGACGGCCCCCGTGACACTCCCCAGCGCTGACCAGTCCGCGCCCGCCGCCGCGACGGCGCCATCGACCGGCCTCACCTCCGGCGGCTCCCGCGCCCCCCGTCGTCCGGGTTCCCTCGGGCCGGTGGGGCTGGTGCTGGCCGGTGGGATATCCGTGCAGTTCGGCGGGGCGTTGGCGGTGACACTGATGCCGCGGACCGGGGCGCTCGGGGTGGTGACGCTGCGGCTCGCGGTGGCCGCGCTGGTGATGCTGGTGGTGTGCCGCCCCCGGCTGCGCGGGCACTCGCGCACCGACTGGGGCACGGTGATCGTCTTCGGTGTCACGATGGCCGCGATGAACGGCCTCTTCTACCAGGCCCTCGCCCGCATCCCCCTCGGCCTCGCCGTGACCCTGGAAGTGCTCGGCCCACTGGCGCTCTCCGTCCTCGCGTCCCGCCGAGCGGTGAACGTGGTCTGGGCCGGGCTGGCGCTCTGCGGCGTGTTCCTCCTCGGAGGAGGCGGAGGCTTCGCCGACCTCGACCCGCTCGGCGTCGCCTTCGCCCTCGCCGCCGGGCTGATGTGGGCCCTGTACATCGTCTTCAGCGCGCGCACGGGGAGGCGGTTCCCGCAGGCCGACGGGCTGGCGCTGGCCATGGCCGTCGCTGCGGTGCTGTTCCTGCCGCTGGGGATCGTCGAATCGGGGGCGCGGCTCGTCGACCCGACGACGATCGCCCTGGGCGCCGCCGTCGCCGTACTGTCCTCCGTCCTCCCCTACACCCTCGAACTCCTCGCCCTGCGCCGCCTGCCCGCCTCCACCTTCGCGGTCCTCATGAGCCTGGAGCCCGCGATCGCCGCCACCGCCGGCTTCCTGATCCTCGACCAGGCCCTCTCCGCCCTCGAAGCCCTCGCGATCGCGCTGGTCATCGGGGCGAGCATGGGGGCGGTGCGGACGCAGGCGGGGCGGGGGAAGATGGAGGTTCCGGGGTAATCGGGGCGACCGGGGCGACCGGAGCGACCGGGGCGAGGACAGTCCGGACCTCGCCCCGGGCCCCTGCCCGTGATCGCGTCAGCTCACCACGCCGCCCGGCACGAAGTGGACCGGGATGTACTGGTCGTACAGCCGCTCGTTCGTCGCCGTGAAGTCGGCGCGGGTGACGATGGCGCAGCGTACGGTCTCGCCGCACACCTTGCCGTCCGCGATCTCGGGCCGGAGGTTCAGCGTCGTACGGAACCTGCCGCCCTTCTCGTACGGGAGGGTGATGCCCGGCGTCCCCGTCCCCGTGTCGGTGATCCGGCGCGACGACCCGTCCTGCGCGTCACGGCCGGGCAGACAGGGGCCGGGGAGTGTGGTGTACGTCGAGGGGTCGCCGACCCTGACTCCGTCCGGGATCACGCAGAAGGCGAGGAAGATGCCCTGCGCGCGGTTGTATCCGGCGCCCTTGACGTTGACGGTGCCGCCGGTGGCGGGCAGGACGACGGGGCCGGCTTTCAGCCGCAGCCGGAAGGTGTCGCCGTCGGCGGTGGTGACGGTCCGCTGGGCCTTGCCGGTCAACGGAGTCGCGGCAGCCGTTCCCGCCAGCGGAACCACGGCGGCGAGCCCGGCGGCGATGACGGCGAGCGCGCCGCGCAGCAGGTTCCTGGGCCTCGGGGTGGGGGGTGTCATGAGGCGGAGGCCATCCCTTTCACTTATGTATTACTTGAGATCTGAAGTTCTTGATCCCATGCCTAAAACACGACTGGCCAGTAGGCAACGCCGACCAAAGCCCTTCACACTTCACCCACCGGACCGCCACAGCGGTGAGCCTGGGGTCCGTGGCCCATGGGTCGTACAGGTCACTCAGGCGTGAACTCGTACTCCAACTCGTAGAGATGGCCCGCCTTCACCATGACCGTCGCCTCGATGGGACGTTCATCGTCGCTGTAGACGACGCGAAGGGTACGCAGCACTGGCAGGCTGCCGGGAAGGTTCAGCGCCTGGTACTGGTCCTGGGTGGGAATCCTCGCGGAGACGCGGTCCACACTGCGCCGGGGTGGATAACCCAGGTCCGCGAGAAGGGTGGGAGTGCCGCCCCTGATCTTGCGACGATCCATCATCGCCGTATCTCGGACGATGTCCAACGGGTAGTACGACCGCACAAGTTCAGCGGGCTCGTCGTCGATGAGGAGCAGCTGGCAGCGGAGCAGCGCCAAGCCGCCCTCAGGTAGACCGAGGGCCGCACGGATGTCGGCGGGCGGACGGCACTCGACCACATCCAGCAAGTCACTGCGGGCACTCGTGCCGTGCTTGGCCGCTTCGGTGAGCCAGCGGTAGGGCTCCCCGGGCACCGCAGGTGCCATGAATGCGGCGGGCCGCATCGTGCGCTGGCGGTGTTCCCGGACGGTGACCGCGGCTCCGGCCCGCCCCACCACCAGGCCCTCGCCCTTGAGGAGTTGGAGTGCCTTCTGCACGGTGGCGTTCGAGGCGTCGAAGCGGGTCTTGAGGTGGGTGGTGGAGGGCAGCTTGGATCCGGGCGGGAGTTCGCCGCTCATGATGTCGTCGCGCAGGTCGGCCGCGATGCGCTCATGGAAGGAGCGGCGGTCGGAGGCGTCGGGTTCGGCCTTGGGCATCGTCATCCGACTCCGTTGTCGATCGCGATCTCGTAGCGCAGTCGCTGGCGCCTCGCCGGCATCACCATGCGGTCGACCTGGATCGGGCGGTCGTCGCGGTCGAGGGTGACCCTGGTCAGCCGGAGCACCGGTTCTCCCGGCGCGGTCCGGAGGGTCTCCCGCTCCTCGTCGTCCGGGAGGTCGGCTGTCACGTCCTCGCGAACGAGGCTGGCGACATGGCCCAGTTGGGCGAGCAACGTGACCGCACCGCCGGGAATCTTGGCGGTTCCGGCGAGACGGGTGCCGCGGGCGATGCCGACCGGATAGTAGGTGTCGGTCAGTTCGTTCGGCTGGTCGTCGAGGAGGATCAGGCGGCGGCGTACGACGACCGGCTCACCCTCGGCCAGCCCGAACAGCCCCGCAACCTCGGCGGGCGCCGCCACCTCACCGGCGTACAGAATCCGCTGGGTGCCCCGGCGCCCCTGGGCCGCCGCGTCCGCGCCCCAGGCATCGCCCTGCCCCTTCTCCCGCGGCGTCAGATACGGCATCGAGGTGCTGACCCAGCTGTTCGCGCTCACGGAGCCTCCCGGACGACCGACTTCTCTGCGAACCCTGCCGCACTCAGTCCGGGACTATGCCTCCCGCTGCTCCGGGGACCCCTCCGACCGCTCGGCGACGAAAGACCCGAGACCGACCTCGGCTCGGATCAAGCCCTCCGCCTTCAGGTGGGCCAGCGCCTTCTGCGCCGTCGAGGTCGCGATGCCGAACTCGGCGGCCAGTTCGACGACGGACGGCACGCGGGCGCCCACCGGGTACTCGCCACTGACGATACGGGCCCCTATGGCTGCGGCGACCTGCCGCCAGACGGGTCGGGTGCGGTCGAGCTCGGTACTCATGCGGTGGACGCTAAAACTCTGCGGTAGACCGCGCGACCGCAGTAGACTGCGGTAGACCGCGAAGGCAGTGCAGAAAACCCCCGCGACGGGTGGAGCCGTCCGGGGGCGCGGTCATCAGCGAACTGTGAACGGAGCCAATGACATGTCCGACCTTATCGGTCGCCTTCTCACCTGGGTGGGCTTGTTCCCCAGGCCGCGCGGCAGGCATCGAGCCTCCGCCCTCAGCCAACGTCTCGCACCGACCGCCCCACCCCCTGCGCTGGACGCCTCGCTCCCCGCCCACCGCAGCCCATACGGCCTCGACACCCCCATCGACGGCGCCGCCACCATCGCCGTGCGCCCGTACGTCGCCGCCCACGAGCAATGGCAGCGACACCGAGAAGTGGTCATGGCGGCCATGGGATTCGACGTGCCTGGCCCGTACTGGATCCGCGAAACGGAGGTCGCGTGATGGAAGCAGAAGCAGAGCCCGAAGCCGAGGCGTTCGAACCGAGAGCAGACGTACGCCTGCTGCCCTGGGCCGGCCTCGAAGGCAAGCCCTGTTACCTCATCACCGACGACCAAGGCGGACCGATCTCCCGTCTCGCCGACAGCACCGAATCCATCCAGCTCGGCATGGGCACGGAACTCCTCGCCCACGCCCAGAACCTGCTCCCGGACACCCCTCGCGGCGAACTCCGTTTTCTGGCCGAGCGGTTGGCCGAGGCCCTCGGCGACGCACTCCGGGTCGCCGAGAGTCGTGGTCGGCGGTTGCGGCGGCTCAACTGAGGACAGGAGGGGTGAGGACGGCGGGCCCGTTCCTGCCGCCCTCGAACGGCGGGGCCCCTGTTTCGCCCACACCGGCGCGGACATCCGCCGCTGGGCGAAGAAGAACAAGGTCGAGCCGAGCTTCACCCCGACCTACGCCTCCTGGGCCAACCCATCGAGGCGCACTTCGGCCCGCTGCGGCAGTTCACCCTGACCAACTCCAACGATCCGGACCACACGGCGCAGACCCGGGCCTCGCACCGCTACCTGCGCTGGCGCAACGCGAACGCCCGCCACCCCGACGTGCTCGCCGCCCAGCGCAAGGAACGCGCCCGCATCCGCAGCGAGAAGGGCGTCCGCTGGGGCGGACGCCCTCTGCCCAACGCGGCCTGACCAGGAGCCGGGTTGGCATCCCCGGCACATCACTAACCGACCCGCTGCATCGCCTTCCGGTGCCGTTCCGCCATCGCGGCCCCGGACTCGCGGCGGGCCATCCTGCGCAGGACGGATGGTGCGAGGAGCAGCCCGGCGACTGCCCAGGCGCCCAGCACGCCCGCTGTCTCCAGGTGCCGCCAGGACTCGCCGATCTCGGCGGCGACCGCATCGGCCGGCAGCAGCGCCGAGCGGAGACCGAGGCCGAGCCAGTACACGGGGAAGATCTGCCCGACGGTCTGCAGCCACTGGGGCAGCTCGGACAGGGGGAAGTAGATCCCGGAGATCACG from the Streptomyces sp. NBC_00310 genome contains:
- a CDS encoding GntR family transcriptional regulator codes for the protein MSANSWVSTSMPYLTPREKGQGDAWGADAAAQGRRGTQRILYAGEVAAPAEVAGLFGLAEGEPVVVRRRLILLDDQPNELTDTYYPVGIARGTRLAGTAKIPGGAVTLLAQLGHVASLVREDVTADLPDDEERETLRTAPGEPVLRLTRVTLDRDDRPIQVDRMVMPARRQRLRYEIAIDNGVG
- a CDS encoding TIGR03084 family metal-binding protein; translation: MADPTPVIDDLRAESEALDLLVAELSPERWALATPAPGWTVAHQIAHLAWTDHSSVLAVTDQDAFAREVESALTSPGDFVDSGAEEGAGKPPARLLADWRAGREALEGALRAAPEGARFPWYGPPMSTASMATARLMETWAHGLDVADALGVPRIAPGDRLRHITRLGIRTRDFAFGVHGLTPPFEEFRVELTSPAGELWTYGPEDATDRVSGPALDFCLLVTQRAHRADLALHAEGSDADRWLDIAQAFAGPPGPGRAPEGAEAVEGADKAGGSDKAAGADKAAGAKRASR
- a CDS encoding GntR family transcriptional regulator, yielding MTMPKAEPDASDRRSFHERIAADLRDDIMSGELPPGSKLPSTTHLKTRFDASNATVQKALQLLKGEGLVVGRAGAAVTVREHRQRTMRPAAFMAPAVPGEPYRWLTEAAKHGTSARSDLLDVVECRPPADIRAALGLPEGGLALLRCQLLLIDDEPAELVRSYYPLDIVRDTAMMDRRKIRGGTPTLLADLGYPPRRSVDRVSARIPTQDQYQALNLPGSLPVLRTLRVVYSDDERPIEATVMVKAGHLYELEYEFTPE
- a CDS encoding EamA family transporter, yielding MTLPSADQSAPAAATAPSTGLTSGGSRAPRRPGSLGPVGLVLAGGISVQFGGALAVTLMPRTGALGVVTLRLAVAALVMLVVCRPRLRGHSRTDWGTVIVFGVTMAAMNGLFYQALARIPLGLAVTLEVLGPLALSVLASRRAVNVVWAGLALCGVFLLGGGGGFADLDPLGVAFALAAGLMWALYIVFSARTGRRFPQADGLALAMAVAAVLFLPLGIVESGARLVDPTTIALGAAVAVLSSVLPYTLELLALRRLPASTFAVLMSLEPAIAATAGFLILDQALSALEALAIALVIGASMGAVRTQAGRGKMEVPG
- a CDS encoding acyclic terpene utilization AtuA family protein: MTAAPLRIGNASGFYGDRFDAMREMLTGGELDVLTGDYLAELTMLILGRDRLKNPTDRTAGYARTFLRQLEECLGLAHERGVRIVANAGGLNPAGLADAVRELADRLGIPVRVAHVEGDDLTALHPGSLAAHAYLGGFGIAACLREGADIVVTGRVTDAALVTGPAAAHFGWGPGEYDRLAGAVVAGHVLECGAQATGGNYAFFHEVHGAHGAHDLHGARAPGPAGLRHPGFPLAELHADGTAVITKHPGTGGLVDVGTVTAQLLYETGGARYAGPDVTARLDTIRLTQDGPDRVRVEGVRGEAPPPTLKVGLNRLGGFRNEVTFVLTGLEIERKAALVRDQLETALAAAKYRPEHVDWELVRTDHPDARTEETASALLRVVVRDPDQNAVGRTLGAAAVELALASYPGFHVLAPPGKGAPYGVFEAAYVDRGTVPHTAVLHDGRRLPVPPADDTLVPRPVDEPPLPEPLPPGPLRRAPLGLVAGARSGDKGGDANIGLWARTDDAWRWLAHTLTTDRLRELLPETADLTVVRHVLPNLRALNFEIVGILGEGVASQARFDPQAKALGEWLRSRHLDIPESLL
- a CDS encoding GntR family transcriptional regulator, coding for MSTELDRTRPVWRQVAAAIGARIVSGEYPVGARVPSVVELAAEFGIATSTAQKALAHLKAEGLIRAEVGLGSFVAERSEGSPEQREA